In the genome of Dyadobacter fermentans DSM 18053, the window CGATGTGCTACTGGGCCTCGTTGAAGAAATAGATGACCAGCAGAACGGCTTCGTCGCATTCGTGGCATTTAAGGTTATGCAGCTCGTTGGCGTCAAAAAACATTGAATCGCCCTGGTTGAGGATGTATTTGTTTTTGCCAACCGTATACTCCACGGCACCCGACAGCACATATTTAAATTCAAGTGCATTCGTGCGCACCATGGGGCGTTTGGCGTCTTTTTCGAGCCGGAGCAACACCACGTCGATGTGGTTGTCTTTGAACTGCTTGCTGAAAATGCGCTGGTAGAAGTAGCCCTTGGCATTTTCTTTGGTGAAGGGCTGGTATTCCTCTTTCCGACGGATCAGCACGTCCTCGCCGGGTTTGATAGATATAATATCTTTGAAAAACACATTCAGGTCGATGTCCAATGCCTTGATCAGGCCCAGCATAACCGGCAGAGAAGGGATCGTGCGGCTGTTTTCGATCTGCGAAACAAGACTTTTCGTCACGCCGGCTTCATCGGCTATTTCCTGAAGGGTAACGCCCTTACTTTTTCTGACTTCCTTTAATTTATTGCTGATCTGAAAAAGAATGTCTTCCTGCATATCGCTGCGTGTGATTACCGGTTAGGTTCGGAGTATGGTGCAAAGTAACTCCGAATTTTGGTCTAAAAATAGAAAATCTCCCGGTTGCGGCCGCCGGGAGATTAGATAATATACGCAAAGTTACTAATCGTATTATACCAGCTGACCGGTTACCGGATGATGGCTCCGGCCTTCGTGGATACTTTTCAGCATGTTTTCAACCGAGCGCAACGCGGCCCGGTGCAGGTTTGGACCAAAGCTGACGCGTGCCACGCCTAGTTTTTGAAGCACATCGAGGTCGGGTACACCCGGCCGCGCCAGCACGTTTAGCGGCACTTTCACGGCGTTCATCAACGTGCGGACCGTCGCTTCTTCGCTTGCCAAAATCGGGTAAATGCCATCCGCCCCGGCACTTGCATAAGCACGCCCCCGCTCGATTGCGAGCGCCAGTTTCTGGTCTTCCGGCAAATCGGGCTTTGCCAGGAATACGTCCGTGCGGGCATTGAGAAAGAGCCGGGTATTCTCACGCTCGGCCACGCGGACGATCAGCCTCAGTTTTTCCACCTGCGCTTCGATAGGCACCAGTTCGTGCGTGCGGACGTCGCTGTCCTCGATGTTGATGCCCGCCACTCCGATGGCGATCAGGCGGCGAATGTTCGATTTCAGGGTTTCGTGATCCGCCGCATAGCCTGCCTCCAAGTCCACTGTTACCGGCACATGCACCGATTTCGTGATTTGGGATACAATAGCGAGCAGGAAGTCGAACGGAATGTGCTCTCCGTCCTCATACCCGTGCGCGCGGGCAATGGCGGCGCTGGCCGTGGCAATGGCGGGAAAACCTTGTTTTTCGAGCAGCTGCGCGCCGGCAGCGTCCCAGATATTGGGCAAAACGAGCATTTTACCGCTGTGATGCAGTTTTTTGAGCAAGTCAGCTTTTTCGGACTGGGTGCTCATGCGGATGGAGCGACTGTTAAACATGGCTTTCAGCGGCATGCACCGTAACCTGATCGGCGATCAAAATGCGGTTCCAGGCGCTGATCGCCACCACGCCCATGATCACCGCTTTGGTATACTCCTCCCCGAGCAATGCCACGGCCCGGTTGTAGACCGCGTCGCTCACACCGCCGCGGTGGATGAGCGTCACCTCCTCCGTGAGCGCCAGGATGGCCTTTTCTTCCTCCGAATAAATGGCGGCTTCGCGCCACGCGCTGAGCATATAAATGCGCTGGTCGCTCATACCCAGCTCGCGGGCTTGCCGTGCGTGCATATCCAGGCAATATCCGCAGCCGTTGATCTGCGACGCCCGGATTTTGATCAGTTTATAATGTACCTTATCGAGGCCGGTTGAGGCAACGTATTTTTCAATTTCCCTCACAGCCGCGAAAGCCTGCGGGGTAAGTTCACTGGTTGGTTTGCGGGACATGGTCAAGAATGGATAATGTAACAAATGACTTATCCAAAATTACCCTGTTATCGGACTACCACTGTGATCCATTCCGCCAGATTGCACATAGTCCAATCCACCGACAAACCCGCATTACTCCTACCGGCCCCGCATTCGGACGTCAGATCGTTTTCAGTGAAGGATCATAGAAGCTTTTCCAAAGCGCCACCGCTTCCGCCACCGTTTCAGGAGGCGAGGCGAGGTAGTTTTTGATCTTCGTCAGGTTTTCGGAATGCGCTTCTTTGGCCGAATATTTAATGAGGTTAACCAGCAGCTTATCGATGTCCGTCGTGTCGCTTTGCCAGTTTTTGCTGTATTTTGAAAACCATTCCTCGCTCAGGAACACAACGCCCGAATACCTGTAAACATCGGAAAAACCGTACGCGTCGATCACGATCGGCTCGGTAGGCCATTCGGCATCAAGCTCCTTGTCGCTGAACTTTTCCCGGCCATCGCCGAGGAGGGCAATAAATCTGTATGTTTTTACCATGGTGACTAGCTATTTCGGCTCAATATATCCTGCCGGATTCACTGCTACAAATGATTTTGATAAAAATTCGGAGCGCCGGCGGGCATTTGCGGGATGATTGCGGCAATGGGAATGTTAGCTATTTTTACACCCGCATACAGGTATATTATTCATGATCCGAATCTCCCAACTTCCGCTTATCCAGAACCCCGGACAGTTTTACGCAGCAGAGCACATTCTGCTGGTGGACGTGCTGCTGGTAGGCGACGCACCGCGACAAATGCGGGAATACATTAAAAACGTTCACGGAGGATTTATCCACGAAAAGAAGACCTACATTCCCATCACACTCACCGGCACGCCCGAAAGCCTGCTGGCCAATGCCGGGAAGCCCATTGTGTTCCGGTTCGACCGCGGTTTTGAAAACCATTACCATTTCGATGGCAACCTCAATGCCGCTATCTGGCACAAAAAGCTTTATAACGTTTCGGCGTTCATCGATCAGCCGTCGGTCCAATTCGAGCGGGAGGAAGCGTTCATTATCAATCGCTACCTGACCGGCTACCGCGAATACCACGATCCCGAGCCGAACGAAAAGCTGCTGGAAATACCGGCAACCAGTCCCGCGATCGGCTTACGCGCAATGCGGGGACTGAAACCGGTTCGAAAGGATTAGAAAATGCGCGGCGCTTCGGAATGTGATCCGAAGCGCCGGTTTTATAAAGGATAGGCGTAGCTGCCTCCGATTGTCAGGCGGTTTTCTTTTTCCGCGATTCGACCACGATCGCCCCTACCACCAGCCCGACGAGCAACAGCGAGCTCACCAGGTCGATTTTCGTACCTGTGGTGACCGAAACCGGTTCAAACCGGAACTTGATCGTGTGCTTGCCCGCCGGCACACGCAATGCGCGCAGCACGTAGTTGGCACGCAGCATATCGGCCGGCTTGTCGTCGATCGTTACCTGCCATTCGTCGCGGACATTATAGTAAATTTCCGAGAACACCGCCAGGCCTTCGCCGTTGGCATTGGTTTCATAAATCAGCTCGTTCGGTTTGTAGGAAATCAGGCTGATGCGCGCCGTTGAGTCGGTGGCGATTTTGAGTCCTTCCAGTTTAGGCGCGAACTGCTGGCCGATGATCGCCTCTTCACGCAGCTTGGTCGTGCGCAATGCAGCCATTTCGGCGTCGGCGTTCGGTACTGTTTTGAAGGATTTTACAAACCAGGCATGACCGTAAGCGTCGGGATTGGGCTGGGCGACTTTGTTTCCCTGCTGATCAGGCGTAATGAAATACTTCGTGTTCAGCATGTTCAGGATCTCGATATTGGGCTTTTCGGTGCCCATTAGCTGGTTTTCGAAAAGCTCCTGGTATCGGCGGAGCTTGGCGGCATGGTAACCGCCCAGCGACTTGTGGAAATACGATGCCTGAGCGCTGTTGAACGGCCCGCCCTGCGAAGCGAGGTCGTAAACACGGAAATCCGGATCGGTGTCGCGCAGGATCTGCTCGTCGGCCGGTGACGGTGTGGTCACTCCCTGGGCCACATAGGCGCTCACAAAATCCTCGTTGTTGAGATATCGCTTATCGACGCCGAACAAATCGAAAATGACCAATGCAAGAAGTACGGCATAGAACACGGTCGATTTGAGCTTATCCTGTGCGTAAAACCAAACTATCGCAGCGGCCAGCGCGATAAAGATCAGTCCCCGGATGGCATCGCTTTTCATGAGGCTTTCGCGGTCCTGGATGACCGCATTCAGAAGCTGCTGACCGAATTCCTGGTTTTGGGTTGCCTGTGTAAACTGCTGTGCGATCATCGGATCGTTGGTACCCCGGAAGCTGAAAAACAGGCTGGGCATCAATGCCATGATGAGCATCAGTCCGCCGGTAATGCCGACCGATATCAGGAACGGCTTCTGCAATTCCTTCGCCGTAATCTTTTTCTGCGCGATCGCCAGCAGCGCCATTACGCCCACCATAACCATCAGCAGCTGGGCCAGCGAAATCACCATCGTTACCGCCCGGAACTTGTTGAACATCGGGAAGTAGTCGAAAAAGAGGTAATTGATCCCCGCAAAGCTTTTGCCCAATGCCCATATCACATAAAGCACCACCACGCCTGCCGCCCAGTGTTTCAACGGACTTTTGACAATAAACAGTCCGAGCACAAAGAGGAAGAACACGATGGCCCCCACATAATTAGGCCCGCCCATAATCGGCTGGTCGCCCCAGTATAGCGGTAATTGCTGGATAAAGCCCTGCGCAGATGCCGCATCCACCCCGCGGCTGGTCAATGTTTTATAGAATTCGGATGAGGTCGAAACGGGGCCGTACGAGGCGCCGCCATATGCATTGGGGATCACAAGCGTCATCAGCTCGCCTACCCCATAACTATAAGTAAATGCGTATTCCTTGTCGAGCCCGTCGCCCTTTTTAGCGCCGCCATTCTTCGTTCCGGCGGTGAGTTCCGACTTGCCGCGGATGGTCTCTTTCGTATAATCATACGCGCTCCACAGCCTGGTAGTGTGCGTTCCTACGGCCAGCACCGCCGCCAGCGCCAATCCGCCCAGCACGGGTACCAGTTGGGATGCAAGGCCTTTTTTGATAAGCGAAACGCTCTCCACGATCACCAGGAGCACCACGCCGATTCCGAGATAATAGGTAATCTGCACGTGGTTGGCATATAGTTCCAGCGACAGGAAAAGCGCGGTAAGCGCCGCGCCGGCGAGCCAATCACGGCGAAATGCGAGGATTACGCCTGCCAGTACGCCCGGCGCATACATGATCGCCAGCACCTGCGAAATGTGCCCGGCTTCGAGGTTAATGACATTGAAACAGGAGAACGAGAATGCCACCGCACCGACGGCCGCCAGCCAGCCGCTCGCCCCCAGCACCAAAAACAGCACATAAGCGCTCACGAGCCCGATCAGAAAATAGTTGGCGGGAGCCGGCAGGAGCTTGTTCACGCCCTGCCCGATTTTAGTAGAAATACTCGTAGGAAAATCGGCCGCGACGAGGTAAGCCGGCATTCCGCCGAACATGCTGTTGGTCCACGCCGACCATTCCCCGGATGCCTTTTTATAATCCAGCACTTCCCGCGCCGCGCCTTTGGCCTGAATCTCGTCCGTTGCGCTGAGCTTCTTGCCTTCCAGCACGGGAGACACATACGCGATGGACAGGATCATAAAGCCGATGACAGCCACCAGATGGGGCCACAGACGTTGCCAGGAGAAAAGATTTTTCATTTTGATAATGTTAAACTACGGGTTGTTTTTGGATGAAAGCGGCACCGGGCCGGGCCTGCTTCAAATATGACTTTTCAAACAGTAATAGTCGCAACGAACGCTCGCTAAGGGATATTAAATTTCCATTAACCGGCGCAAATATATGAGTATTGGTATATGTTTGAGACGTTGAAAACGATTCTTCGTCAGGCATTTTTTTAACATAATTAAGAATCAAGGCATATATTTTAAGAAAATACCGGATAAATTTGCGGAAATTGTGCCTTTAAGGTTCGATTGGAGCTGTACATAGAAAGAATAGAAGTAACCCGAAATTATTAAATGAAACGAATTGGAGTTTTTACCTCAGGAGGAGATGCCCCTGGTATGAACGCCTGCATCCGGGCGGTAGTACGCGGAGCATGCTACCATGGTATTGAAGTATTTGGAATCAGAAGAGGATATAGCGGAATGATCGCCGGTGACGTCTACAAGATGGAGTCGCACTCGGTTAGCAATATAGTGCAAAGAGGAGGTACCATCCTCAAATCGGCACGTAGCAAAGAATTCATGACTCCCGAAGGCCGCAGGAAGGCTTATGATAACTTGCAGTCGCTTGGCATCGAAGGGCTTATCGCCATTGGCGGTAACGGTACTTTCACCGGCGCGATGATCTTCGGCAACGAATACGGCATCCCAACCGTGGGCGCTCCGGGAACGATCGATAACGATTTGTACGGAACCGACTACACGATCGGCTTCGACACGGCTGTGAACACCGCGCTGGACGCGATCGACCGTATCCGTGACACCGCCAGCTCACACGACCGTATCTTTTTCATCGAAGTAATGGGCCGCGACTCGGGCTACATTGCCATTCAGTCCGGTATCGCAGGCGGTGCCGAGCTCGTGATGGTTCCCGAAGTACTCACGCCGATTTCCCAGGTGGTGGATACCCTCAAACAAGGATGGAGCCGTTCGAAATCGTCTTCAATCATTATCGTGGCGGAAGGCGACGAAGAAGGAAGCGCTCAGGAAGTGGCCGACAAGATCAAAGTTCAGGTGGATGAGAACGCGGATATCCGTGTAACCACCCTGGGCCACACGCAGCGCGGCGGTACGCCGTCCGCTTACGACCGCATCCTGGCAAGCCGTCTCGGACTGGGCGCCCTGGAAGGCCTCATTGCCGGACAGAAAAACGTCATGGCCGGTATCATCAACAATGAACTGGTGTACACGCCTTTCGAAGACACGATCCGGTTGCCGAAGCCAATCAATGAAGACCTGCTGAGAATGGTAAAAATCCTGAGCGTTTAATACGCCGGGTGCCACTCAGCAGTAACCCATGATTTTGTAAATAACAAAGCCCACCATTTCGTGCCACAGGACATTGAAAGAGTCTAGTGCGGATGGTTCGGGTATCATTTTGCGAACGGTTAGTTCGCCATAACCTCCGTAAAAGTCGGCCGGGAAGGGCTTCGTTTTGATACCTGCTTTTTCAAAACACCCCACCGACCGGCGCATGTGGAACGCGGAGGTAATCAGGATGTATTTTCCGGAAGGGAACATTTTGCGAAGAATCTGCGCGGAATTCAGCGCGTTCTGACGGGTATTTTTCGCCTTTTCTTCAAAAACAATATCGCCGGCCGGAACGCCCCATTGTACCAGCAGCGCCGCTGCCGTTTTCGTTTCGCCGCGTTTGCCGGCCATGGCGTCATCGGCGCTGGCCCCTGTGATCAGGATTTTCCTGATCTTGCCCGCCTTGTACAGCAAAAACGTTTGCAGCACCCGGTCGCCCCGGTCGCCCATCAGCGCGTGGTCCGCATCCGGCATGTCTGTATTGGCCAGTCCGCCGGACAACAATATGCCTACGTCGTAAGTCTCCCGGATATCGCTGATATTCACCAGCGGAGCCTCGTACCAGTTGAGCGCCGCCCGCACCAGGAAGGAATTCGACATCAGGTACATCAGCACAATCACCAGTCCGATCACCCATTTCTGCTTTCGCCGGTTTTTGACCAAAAATGCATAGATCAGCAGCAGAAAAAGCATGCTCATGGGCATGACCAGGAAGTCGATGGCTTTGGATAGAAAATAAAACATTTGAATAAGAACCCTGTCGATGTAAGCGTTTTGATTTTAATTTTACAGACATCAAAAATCTGAAATAATCCAATAAACAGCTTTAATGCAAACTTTCCATAGCCTGATGAGAGATTATACCCGCACTTGCCTGATGTTACTACTGATTTTGACAGGCTTTTTTTCCACCGCTTACTCCCAGGGCTACCGTATCGACGCCACCATCCACGGCATGCGGGACTCGTCTTTCGTGCTCGCGCATTACAATCGCAACGGCTCGCAGATCGTGCCGAAGGACACGGCCAAGGCCGACGCCAACGGAAAAATCGTGTTTGAGGGCAAAACGGCGCTCCCGGGCGGACTCTACGTAATACTATTTCCGGGAAACCAGAAGATGATCGAGGTGATTTATTCCGGTAAGGAAACGAATTTTGCCATTGAGGCCGATACGAGCGATTTGAACGGCTCCGTGAAAGTAACCGGCTCTCGGGAAAACGAACTTTTCTACAACTATCGCCAGGAACTTGCAAAAGGCGGTAAGGAAATAGAGGTTTTGGGTAAACAGGCAACTCCCGAAGCCCAGGCCCGCGTGAAAACGATCCAGGAGGGCTTCGGCGCTTACCGCAAAAAATTGCTCGCCGAAAATGCCGGCACCTTCACGGCGCAGCTCCTGAAAATGTCGGCCGACCCGGAAATCCCCGCAGCGCCCAAACTGGCAAATGGTAAAACTGATTCCACCTGGATTTTTAATTACTACAAAGCGCATTACTGGGATGCATTCGATTTTTCGGACCCGCGCATTATGAACACGCCGTTCCTCGAACCCAAAATGGAGCGGTATTTCAAAAACCTGGTAGTGCAGGTACCCGATTCGATTATTAAAGACGCCGATCTCATTGTGAAGAAGGCCTCCGCGAACAAAGACATCAAATCATGGACGGTTTATTACATTACCAATCAATACGAAAATCCTAAAACGGTCGGGACGGAAGCTGTGTGGGTGCATATGGCCACTAAATATTACCTGTCAGGTGAAATGGGCGTTTCGGAAGAAGTCAAAAAGCGGGTGAGTGAAAAGGTGGCGACCATGAAGGACCTGCTCGTGAACAAAACCTTCCCGGCGCTGACATTGACCGACCCCGCCGGCAAAAAAGTGGGTGTACAGGCCATCGACGCGAACTATACCGTGCTGTTTTTCTATGCCCCCACCTGCGGGCATTGCAAGGAAGCCTCGCATGTGCTCAAAGCATTTTACGATAAGAACAAGGCCAAAGGTATTAAGGTAATGGCCATTTCGACCGAGCATAATGTGGAAGAATGGAAAACATTCATTAAAACCTACCACATGGAAGAGCTGATCAACGGCTTTGATGCATTGAACCAGATCGACTTCAACCGGAAATACGATGTGGTAACCACGCCGATGATCTACATTTTAGATAAAAACAAAAAGATTATCGCCCGCAAAATGCCGGTAGAGCAGCTGGAAGACTTTTTGAACTACTACCAAAACAAAATGGCCAGAAAACTCTGACCATTTCGATTGTAATATTTCGCGAGTTCCGCTTACAGGAATGCGACACAAATGGGCAACTTCACGGCAATGCTTTCATGCTTGAACGTAAATTTGCCCGTTTCTGCATCTACATCGTACACCACGAGATTATCCGATGCCTGGTTGGCCACGATCAGGTATTTCCCGGTAGGGTCGATATTGAAATCGCGCGGCGTGGCGATGGATTTCGTTTGCTGATCCGCCATTTCCAGCTCGCCATTGCCCAGTATCCGGAATGCGGTGATGGAATTGTGCCCGCGGTTCGAAACGTACACGAACTTGCCGTTGGGATGAAGATGAATGGCCGCACTGGTATTCGTTGGGCCGGAATAATCTGCGGGGATCGTCGGGTAAGTTTTAATTGCTTTAATCACACCCTTTTTGTCGATGGAGCAGGCGGTCACTGTTGCGTCGAGCTCATTGAGCAGGAACATGCGCTTGCCCGACGGGTGAATGATCAAATGGCGCGGACCGGCTCCCGGTTTCCCCGAAAATGAAGGCTGAGGGGCATTCGGCGTCAGCTTTCCTGCATTGGCGTCGACGCTGTAATTCATCACTTTATCACTTCCTAAATCGGTCACGTACACATACTTCCCGTCCGGGCCGGCCGTGGCAAAATGCGCATGGGCTTTCTCCTGGCGCTTGGTGTGAGGGCCTGTTCCGGTGTATTGCTCTTTGTAAACGGCCGCGCTCAGCTTCCCGCCGGTCTCGATATTGTAGGCCGAAAAGCTGCCGCCTCCGTAATTGGAGACAAATGCCATCTTGCCCGTCGGGTGTACCGACACGTGGCAGGGCCCGGCGCCTTCGGAAGGCTGGCTGTTCAGGAAAGTGAGCTTGCGGTCGGGTTCGATGGCGTAGGCAGAAACCTTGTTGTCGGAAGAAATCGCGTAGAGATTGCGCTTGTCGGGCGAAATGGCCACATAACCCGGCGCGACGGATTTGTTGATCGTATCAATCAGCGTGATCTGCCCGGATGCCAGGTTCAGTTCGCAGCGCGTGATCGAAGAATTGGCCCCTTTGTCCTGCGTACCCACGTAGAAAGTAATCTTCCTCTCCTGCG includes:
- a CDS encoding YdcF family protein; this encodes MFYFLSKAIDFLVMPMSMLFLLLIYAFLVKNRRKQKWVIGLVIVLMYLMSNSFLVRAALNWYEAPLVNISDIRETYDVGILLSGGLANTDMPDADHALMGDRGDRVLQTFLLYKAGKIRKILITGASADDAMAGKRGETKTAAALLVQWGVPAGDIVFEEKAKNTRQNALNSAQILRKMFPSGKYILITSAFHMRRSVGCFEKAGIKTKPFPADFYGGYGELTVRKMIPEPSALDSFNVLWHEMVGFVIYKIMGYC
- the pfkA gene encoding 6-phosphofructokinase codes for the protein MKRIGVFTSGGDAPGMNACIRAVVRGACYHGIEVFGIRRGYSGMIAGDVYKMESHSVSNIVQRGGTILKSARSKEFMTPEGRRKAYDNLQSLGIEGLIAIGGNGTFTGAMIFGNEYGIPTVGAPGTIDNDLYGTDYTIGFDTAVNTALDAIDRIRDTASSHDRIFFIEVMGRDSGYIAIQSGIAGGAELVMVPEVLTPISQVVDTLKQGWSRSKSSSIIIVAEGDEEGSAQEVADKIKVQVDENADIRVTTLGHTQRGGTPSAYDRILASRLGLGALEGLIAGQKNVMAGIINNELVYTPFEDTIRLPKPINEDLLRMVKILSV
- a CDS encoding thioredoxin-like domain-containing protein; this encodes MLLLILTGFFSTAYSQGYRIDATIHGMRDSSFVLAHYNRNGSQIVPKDTAKADANGKIVFEGKTALPGGLYVILFPGNQKMIEVIYSGKETNFAIEADTSDLNGSVKVTGSRENELFYNYRQELAKGGKEIEVLGKQATPEAQARVKTIQEGFGAYRKKLLAENAGTFTAQLLKMSADPEIPAAPKLANGKTDSTWIFNYYKAHYWDAFDFSDPRIMNTPFLEPKMERYFKNLVVQVPDSIIKDADLIVKKASANKDIKSWTVYYITNQYENPKTVGTEAVWVHMATKYYLSGEMGVSEEVKKRVSEKVATMKDLLVNKTFPALTLTDPAGKKVGVQAIDANYTVLFFYAPTCGHCKEASHVLKAFYDKNKAKGIKVMAISTEHNVEEWKTFIKTYHMEELINGFDALNQIDFNRKYDVVTTPMIYILDKNKKIIARKMPVEQLEDFLNYYQNKMARKL
- a CDS encoding carboxymuconolactone decarboxylase family protein — translated: MSRKPTSELTPQAFAAVREIEKYVASTGLDKVHYKLIKIRASQINGCGYCLDMHARQARELGMSDQRIYMLSAWREAAIYSEEEKAILALTEEVTLIHRGGVSDAVYNRAVALLGEEYTKAVIMGVVAISAWNRILIADQVTVHAAESHV
- a CDS encoding lactonase family protein, with the translated sequence MKRLILSILLLSAGLSAFAQERKITFYVGTQDKGANSSITRCELNLASGQITLIDTINKSVAPGYVAISPDKRNLYAISSDNKVSAYAIEPDRKLTFLNSQPSEGAGPCHVSVHPTGKMAFVSNYGGGSFSAYNIETGGKLSAAVYKEQYTGTGPHTKRQEKAHAHFATAGPDGKYVYVTDLGSDKVMNYSVDANAGKLTPNAPQPSFSGKPGAGPRHLIIHPSGKRMFLLNELDATVTACSIDKKGVIKAIKTYPTIPADYSGPTNTSAAIHLHPNGKFVYVSNRGHNSITAFRILGNGELEMADQQTKSIATPRDFNIDPTGKYLIVANQASDNLVVYDVDAETGKFTFKHESIAVKLPICVAFL
- a CDS encoding helix-turn-helix domain-containing protein, encoding MQEDILFQISNKLKEVRKSKGVTLQEIADEAGVTKSLVSQIENSRTIPSLPVMLGLIKALDIDLNVFFKDIISIKPGEDVLIRRKEEYQPFTKENAKGYFYQRIFSKQFKDNHIDVVLLRLEKDAKRPMVRTNALEFKYVLSGAVEYTVGKNKYILNQGDSMFFDANELHNLKCHECDEAVLLVIYFFNEAQ
- a CDS encoding isocitrate lyase/PEP mutase family protein gives rise to the protein MSTQSEKADLLKKLHHSGKMLVLPNIWDAAGAQLLEKQGFPAIATASAAIARAHGYEDGEHIPFDFLLAIVSQITKSVHVPVTVDLEAGYAADHETLKSNIRRLIAIGVAGINIEDSDVRTHELVPIEAQVEKLRLIVRVAERENTRLFLNARTDVFLAKPDLPEDQKLALAIERGRAYASAGADGIYPILASEEATVRTLMNAVKVPLNVLARPGVPDLDVLQKLGVARVSFGPNLHRAALRSVENMLKSIHEGRSHHPVTGQLV